The Bombus fervidus isolate BK054 chromosome 8, iyBomFerv1, whole genome shotgun sequence genome window below encodes:
- the Ubc6 gene encoding ubiquitin conjugating enzyme 6 isoform X1 yields the protein MSTPARRRLMRDFKRLQEDPPTGVSGAPTDNNIMIWNAVIFGPHDTPFEDGTFKLTIEFTEEYPNKPPTVRFISKMFHPNVYADGGICLDILQNRWSPTYDVSAILTSIQSLLDEPNPNSPANSLAAQLYQENKREYEKRVATVVEQSWLNFQESHTEDIR from the exons ATGTCTACCCCTGCAAGAAGGAGACTAATGAGAGACTTTAAGAG ACTACAAGAAGACCCACCCACTGGAGTATCGGGAGCACCTACAGacaataatattatgatatgGAACGCAGTTATCTTTGG acCTCATGATACTCCATTTGAAGATGGTACTTTTAAACTTACAATAGAATTTACAGAAGAATATCCAAACAAACCGCCCACAGTGAGATTTATTAGTAAGATGTTCCACCCTAATGTGTATGCTGATGGAGGCATATGTTTGGACATATTACAGAACCGTTGGAGCCCTACTTATGATGTATCTGCTATTCTAACATCTATACAG TCCCTTTTGGATGAACCAAATCCAAATTCTCCAGCAAATTCATTAGCTGCACAATTATATCAAGAAAATAAGCGGGAATATGAGAAGAGAGTAGCTACTGTTGTTGAACAATCATGGTTGAATTTTCAAGAAAGTCACACAGAAGATATCCGCTGA
- the Ubc6 gene encoding ubiquitin conjugating enzyme 6 isoform X2, translated as MSTPARRRLMRDFKRLQEDPPTGVSGAPTDNNIMIWNAVIFGPHDTPFEDGTFKLTIEFTEEYPNKPPTVRFISKMFHPNVYADGGICLDILQNRWSPTYDVSAILTSIQSLLSDPNPNSPANSMAAQLYKENRREYEKRVKACVEQSFTD; from the exons ATGTCTACCCCTGCAAGAAGGAGACTAATGAGAGACTTTAAGAG ACTACAAGAAGACCCACCCACTGGAGTATCGGGAGCACCTACAGacaataatattatgatatgGAACGCAGTTATCTTTGG acCTCATGATACTCCATTTGAAGATGGTACTTTTAAACTTACAATAGAATTTACAGAAGAATATCCAAACAAACCGCCCACAGTGAGATTTATTAGTAAGATGTTCCACCCTAATGTGTATGCTGATGGAGGCATATGTTTGGACATATTACAGAACCGTTGGAGCCCTACTTATGATGTATCTGCTATTCTAACATCTATACAG TCGCTGTTAAGTGACCCGAACCCGAATTCGCCTGCCAACTCAATGGCAGCACAACTGTACAAAGAGAATCGACGTGAATACGAGAAGCGAGTGAAGGCTTGTGTGGAGCAGAGTTTTACGGATTAG
- the Trus gene encoding programmed cell death 2 like trus — protein MACDNRTKVYLGYEDEYVTDKHRPNINFMTNKIGGFPNCYEKNILSLPQCRLCRLYQLLALQLYVPLDNSKYHRTLYIFTCINPNCWNQNESWTCLRVQVSEDEWKPNVLDSSSIVIPSTTSWLSDADDWGDNLNDNSEQNGNNLLPNNLTDFHFSLQKEIDENIREEFSALHVDDPNANSPASIESPVGVGAVGRLDSPQASAEIDGEESEVVCIDTPIQPQCDLISLLQEVTPFPIQVESNTDTKLSFVEIFLSVEEEEDCSLDVPQHVRDLLLEYQYRNPDLSSKAGADIDEGKTIETDSEKYEKGTPMHGDEMFHNFISQIQKNPGQLLRYSRDNSAPLLLYPISGCVGKCRHCGGEMTFEVQILPTLISKLTLQPRVEKNFQIEFGTVLIYTCVRSCWTPKDLYREEHVIVQAEKL, from the exons ATGGCTTGTGATAACCGGACGAAAGTGTACTTAGGATACGAAGATGAATATGTCACTGATAAACATCgtccaaatattaattttatgacaAATAAGATCGGTGGATTTCCA aactgctatgaaaaaaatatactgtCATTACCACAATGTAGATTGTGCAGACTGTATCAGCTCCTGGCTCTTCAGTTATATGTTCCGTTAGATAACTCTAAATATCATCGAACGCTTTATATTTTCACATGTATCAATCCAAATTGTTGGAATCAAAATGAGAGTTGGACTTGTTTGAGAGTTCAAGTATCAGAGGATGAATGGAAACCAAATGTTTTAGATAGTAGTAGCATAGTAATACCATCTACAACATCATGGTTATCAGATGCAGATGATTGGGGTGATAACTTAAATGACAATTCTGaacaaaatggaaataatCTATTGCCAAATAACCTAacagattttcatttttccttgcaaaaagaaatagatgAAAATATAAGAGAAGAATTTTCTGCATTACATGTTGATGATCCTAATGCAAATAG TCCAGCAAGTATAGAATCTCCAGTTGGAGTAGGTGCTGTAGGTAGATTAGATTCTCCTCAAGCATCTGCTGAAATTGATGGAGAAGAAAGCGAAGTTGTTTGTATCGATACTCCAATTCAGCCTCAATGTGATCTAATTAGTTTATTACAAGAAGTAACTCCATTTCCTATTCAAGTAGAATCAAACACAGATACAAAATTATcatttgttgaaatatttctttccgtcgaagaagaagaagattgcAGTTTAGATGTGCCACAACATGTACGTGATTTACTATTAGAATACCAATACAGAAATCCAGATTTGTCGTCAAAAGCTGGAGCAGACATAGATGAAGGTAAAACTATAGAAACAGActcagaaaaatatgaaaaaggcACTCCAATGCATGGAGATGAAATGTTTCATAATTTCATATCTCAAATACAAAAGAATCCTGGTCAACTTTTACG GTATTCCCGAGATAACTCTGCGccgttattattatatcctATCAGTGGATGCGTTGGGAAATGCCGACATTGCGGAGGTGAAATGACATTTGAAGTTCAAATTTTGCCTACATTGATTTCCAAATTAACACTTCAACCACGAgttgaaaaaaattttcaaattgaatTCGGAACtgttttaatatatacttGTGTAAGAAGTTGTTGGACTCCGAAGGATTTATACAGGGAAGAACATGTTATTGTTCAAGCAGAAAAATTATAG
- the LOC139990170 gene encoding complex I assembly factor ACAD9, mitochondrial, with translation MMLSQKLLQNNKILNLKSNYTLKRYLKEAVELPPNYQEAKFQPLPEQKPERLSFLRALITGKVDNDVFIYPEQISPRYEDYFNWIKPIESYISHCTNKNVGKNEMLNHLRELNVFRTHIGEKYFGLSLSKTESLKLIEVLSNFPWLGTYMVKNHILPTEIIDKYGSNSQKLEYYPKIMSGDIIPTMCVYEGDYGTNVNNFKTYAVQHTKDSWLLNGKKSFVVNGINSNLFLVFAKHISHNTGENKPDSFSLFLVEKDFGDVSCTNVYDTIGRHETPTCTISFNDTIVPNKNIIGTPGNALEVLMEYLKPGQQSISGQAISILRNFLNKLIPDIIHMKHFDRDLYKFDVVKRILGEISFSLYTMESMAYLTTGMIDDYKNMNADLEQVITETYCANSCLKCIQIGLQLVGARSYMNDQSYIEAFHDAMALTTIDINNLDSNTYVAASILQFLGQTMHDHVYKKRNSFQFPVYNMFDKIFDKYVVKLNADESFHPTFKHSVRYMEDAINRFINAVLTLFEEEGTNITERYTDMQRITNMLTEIYGMFANLTRASRSYCIGARNANLEKDLAIKMSFVSHIKICAIESQINSTPLYNGDKLYSDAMDLVYEKRKYSLAHPLTKTF, from the coding sequence ATGATGCTTtcacaaaaattattacaaaataataaaattctaaatttaaagAGCAATTATACATTAAAGAGATATTTAAAAGAAGCAGTTGAACTTCCTCCAAATTATCAAGAAGCCAAATTTCAGCCACTTCCAGAACAGAAACCTGAAAGACTATCATTTCTAAGGGCTTTAATTACAGGAAAAGTTGATAATGATGTTTTCATATATCCTGAACAAATATCTCCTAGATATGAAGATTACTTTAACTGGATAAAACCAATCGAAAGTTATATATCACATTGTACCAATAAAAATGTGGGTAAAAACGAGATGTTGAACCACCTTAGAGAACTTAATGTGTTTCGGACACAtattggagaaaaatattttggttTAAGTTTATCAAAAACAGAATCATTGAAACTAATAGAGGTACTCAGTAATTTCCCTTGGCTGGGTACATATATGGTAAAGAATCATATTCTACCAACtgaaataattgataaatatgGATCAAATAGTCAAAAACTTGAATATTATCCAAAAATTATGAGTGGTGACATAATTCCTACAATGTGTGTATATGAAGGTGACTATGGTacaaatgttaataattttaaaacttaTGCAGTGCAACATACAAAAGATTCATGGTTATTAAATGGTAAAAAATCATTTGTTGTGAATGGGATAAATTCAAATCTATTTTTAGTTTTTGCAAAACATATATCACATAATACAGGGGAAAACAAACCAGATTCATTCTCTTTATTCTTAGTTGAAAAAGATTTTGGAGATGTTTCTTGTACAAATGTATATGATACAATTGGTAGACACGAAACACCTACTTGTACAATTAGCTTTAACGATACAATAGTacctaataaaaatattataggtACACCTGGTAATGCACTTGAGGTATTAATGGAATATTTGAAACCTGGACAACAAAGTATATCTGGTCAAGCAATTAGTATTTtacgaaactttttaaataaattaataccaGATATTATACACATGAAACACTTTGATAgagatttgtataaatttgatgtagtaaaaagaattttaggtgaaatatcattttcctTATATACTATGGAAAGTATGGCATATCTTACAACTGGAATGATAGATGACTATAAGAATATGAATGCTGATCTGGAGCAAGTTATTACTGAAACATATTGTGCAAATAGTTGTTTGAAATGTATTCAAATAGGATTACAATTAGTGGGTGCACGAAGTTATATGAATGATCAATCATATATAGAAGCATTTCATGATGCTATGGCCTTAACAACAATAGATATAAACAATTTGGATTCCAATACATATGTAGCAGCATCTATCTTACAATTTTTAGGACAAACAATGCATGACCATGtatataagaaaagaaatagttttcaatttcctgtttataatatgtttgataagatatttgataaatacGTGGTAAAATTAAATGCTGACGAAAGCTTTCACCCAACATTTAAACATTCTGTTCGATATATGGAAGATGCTATAAACAGATTTATAAATGCTGTTTTAACATTATTTGAAGAGGAGGGGACAAACATTACAGAGCGATATACAGATATGCAGAGAATAACTAATATGTTAACTGAAATATATGGAATGTTTGCTAATCTGACACGTGCATCAAGATCATATTGCATTGGTGCTAGAAATGCAAATCTTGAGAAAGATTTGGCAATTAAAATGTCATTTGTatcacatataaaaatatgtgcaATTGAATCACAAATAAACAGCACTCCATTATATAATGGTGATAAATTGTATTCAGATGCAATGGATCTTGTGTATGAGAAACGTAAATATTCGTTAGCACATCCTTTAACTAAGACATTCTAA
- the Dctn4-p62 gene encoding dynactin subunit 4 isoform X2 codes for MSYLNQPDYVRYVCNCGSLKPISKIYFCRHCSKIRCGYCVCQEVDSHYCPNCMENLPSSEVRLKKNKCSNCFKCPCCFQTLSTRAGHAPLRVVPVEGEDSKDIKTTPKKVYYLSCSLCRWTSRDAGIPDQSVATGGWPEQENPHMNRINTLIDYHKILASIEKQQSEKKKFRPKHPYMQIAMFRITSAMVRKRIGHPTKPATESTDQPPPAIASIEVEELPTDIFTKPVEITKITTLEQRLQQPDVQTENVNELRPQHRQLLVRRSQRCRICEHNLCKPDFCSHSAKFKIQLAAFYHVPEVRIVTCEPLRPGKSSELLLKFCNPTQHQTQVVLLSLDTPMTPILTVGDEKEEVKQDNTQQGSESPNLLPSIVRQVPVAEETKPIKITANADLVLPHSPLILPRRDDAAEYDDTGDTHNFQDDPKFVIWRKGNKAVIKLHVTPHENIQESDGQPIVIGFVMQYRYVNTITTLEHKAPQKLDLKVKLYLTVGNIVGSA; via the exons ATGTCGTATTTAAATCAACCCGACTATGTGCGTTATGTATGTAACTGTGGCTCTCTAAAACCGATTTCAAAGATTTACTTTTGTAGACATTGCTCGAAGATTCGTTGCGGATATTGTGTCTGTCAAGAG gTTGATTCACATTATTGTCCTAATTGTATGGAAAATTTGCCATCATCGGAAGTTCGCCTTAAAAAGAATAA ATGTTCAAATTGTTTCAAATGTCCATGCTGCTTTCAAACATTATCCACGAGAGCTGGACATGCACCTTTAAGAGTAGTACCTGTTGAAGGTGAAGATtccaaagatattaaaacaacACCAAAGAAAGTTTATTATCTATCCTGTTCACTATGTCGATGGACTTCCAGAGATGCTGGTATTCCAGATCAGTCTGTGG CTACTGGAGGTTGGCCTGAACAAGAAAATCCTCATATGAACCGGATTAATACTTTGATTGATTATCATAAAATACTGGCTTCTATAGAAAAACAACAatctgaaaaaaagaaatttcgacCAAAACATCCTTATATGCAAATT gCTATGTTCAGAATAACATCTGCTATGGTTCGTAAACGTATAGGACATCCTACAAAACCTGCTACTGAATCAACTGACCAACCACCTCCAGCTATTGCCAGTATAGAAGTCGAGGAATTGCCAacagatatttttacaaaaccaGTCGAAATAACTAAGA TTACTACATTGGAACAGCGATTGCAACAACCAGATGTACAAAcagaaaatgtaaatgaattGCGTCCGCAGCATAGACAATTGCTAGTTAGAAGATCGCAACGATGTCGAATTTGCGAACATAATCTTTGTAAACCGGATTTTTGTTCACATTCTGCAAAGTTTAAGATTCAACTTGCTGCATT TTATCACGTTCCGGAAGTGAGGATCGTTACTTGCGAACCTCTCCGTCCCGGTAAATCAAGTGAATTGCTCTTAAAGTTTTGCAATCCAACTCAACATCAAACTCAGGTAGTACTATTATCTTTGGATACACCAATGACACCTATTTTAACAGTTGGGGATGAAAAGGAGGAAGTTAAACAAGATAATACACAACAG GGATCTGAATCCCCAAATTTATTACCTTCTATTGTACGACAAGTGCCTGTAGCAGAGGAAACAAAACCTATCAAAATTACTGCAAATGCAGATTTAGTACTTCCTCACAGTCCTCTTATTTTGCCTCGTAGAGACGATGCTGCTGAATACGACGATACCGGTGATACGCATAATTTTCAAGATGACCctaa gtTTGTGATTTGGCGAAAAGGTAATAAAgctgtaataaaattacatgtaACTCCACATGAAAATATACAAGAGAGTGATGGTCAACCAATTGTAATTGGCTTTGTTATGCAGTACAGATATGTGAATACTATTACTACATTGGAACATAAAGCGCCTCAAAAATTAGATCTCAAAGTTAAACTTTATCTTACTGTAGGCAATATTGTTGGAAGTGCTTAA
- the Dctn4-p62 gene encoding dynactin subunit 4 isoform X1, with protein sequence MSYLNQPDYVRYVCNCGSLKPISKIYFCRHCSKIRCGYCVCQEVDSHYCPNCMENLPSSEVRLKKNKCSNCFKCPCCFQTLSTRAGHAPLRVVPVEGEDSKDIKTTPKKVYYLSCSLCRWTSRDAGIPDQSVATGGWPEQENPHMNRINTLIDYHKILASIEKQQSEKKKFRPKHPYMQIAMFRITSAMVRKRIGHPTKPATESTDQPPPAIASIEVEELPTDIFTKPVEITKITTLEQRLQQPDVQTENVNELRPQHRQLLVRRSQRCRICEHNLCKPDFCSHSAKFKIQLAAFYHVPEVRIVTCEPLRPGKSSELLLKFCNPTQHQTQVVLLSLDTPMTPILTVGDEKEEVKQDNTQQVKGHGSESPNLLPSIVRQVPVAEETKPIKITANADLVLPHSPLILPRRDDAAEYDDTGDTHNFQDDPKFVIWRKGNKAVIKLHVTPHENIQESDGQPIVIGFVMQYRYVNTITTLEHKAPQKLDLKVKLYLTVGNIVGSA encoded by the exons ATGTCGTATTTAAATCAACCCGACTATGTGCGTTATGTATGTAACTGTGGCTCTCTAAAACCGATTTCAAAGATTTACTTTTGTAGACATTGCTCGAAGATTCGTTGCGGATATTGTGTCTGTCAAGAG gTTGATTCACATTATTGTCCTAATTGTATGGAAAATTTGCCATCATCGGAAGTTCGCCTTAAAAAGAATAA ATGTTCAAATTGTTTCAAATGTCCATGCTGCTTTCAAACATTATCCACGAGAGCTGGACATGCACCTTTAAGAGTAGTACCTGTTGAAGGTGAAGATtccaaagatattaaaacaacACCAAAGAAAGTTTATTATCTATCCTGTTCACTATGTCGATGGACTTCCAGAGATGCTGGTATTCCAGATCAGTCTGTGG CTACTGGAGGTTGGCCTGAACAAGAAAATCCTCATATGAACCGGATTAATACTTTGATTGATTATCATAAAATACTGGCTTCTATAGAAAAACAACAatctgaaaaaaagaaatttcgacCAAAACATCCTTATATGCAAATT gCTATGTTCAGAATAACATCTGCTATGGTTCGTAAACGTATAGGACATCCTACAAAACCTGCTACTGAATCAACTGACCAACCACCTCCAGCTATTGCCAGTATAGAAGTCGAGGAATTGCCAacagatatttttacaaaaccaGTCGAAATAACTAAGA TTACTACATTGGAACAGCGATTGCAACAACCAGATGTACAAAcagaaaatgtaaatgaattGCGTCCGCAGCATAGACAATTGCTAGTTAGAAGATCGCAACGATGTCGAATTTGCGAACATAATCTTTGTAAACCGGATTTTTGTTCACATTCTGCAAAGTTTAAGATTCAACTTGCTGCATT TTATCACGTTCCGGAAGTGAGGATCGTTACTTGCGAACCTCTCCGTCCCGGTAAATCAAGTGAATTGCTCTTAAAGTTTTGCAATCCAACTCAACATCAAACTCAGGTAGTACTATTATCTTTGGATACACCAATGACACCTATTTTAACAGTTGGGGATGAAAAGGAGGAAGTTAAACAAGATAATACACAACAGGTAAAGGGTCAT GGATCTGAATCCCCAAATTTATTACCTTCTATTGTACGACAAGTGCCTGTAGCAGAGGAAACAAAACCTATCAAAATTACTGCAAATGCAGATTTAGTACTTCCTCACAGTCCTCTTATTTTGCCTCGTAGAGACGATGCTGCTGAATACGACGATACCGGTGATACGCATAATTTTCAAGATGACCctaa gtTTGTGATTTGGCGAAAAGGTAATAAAgctgtaataaaattacatgtaACTCCACATGAAAATATACAAGAGAGTGATGGTCAACCAATTGTAATTGGCTTTGTTATGCAGTACAGATATGTGAATACTATTACTACATTGGAACATAAAGCGCCTCAAAAATTAGATCTCAAAGTTAAACTTTATCTTACTGTAGGCAATATTGTTGGAAGTGCTTAA
- the Rps14 gene encoding ribosomal protein S14, with the protein MPPKRGKAQKEEVQVSLGPQLREGEVVFGVAHIFASFNDTFVHVTDLSGRETIARVTGGMKVKADRDEASPYAAMLAAQDVAEKCKSLGITALHIKLRATGGNKTKTPGPGAQSALRALARSSMKIGRIEDVTPIPSDSTRRKGGRRGRRL; encoded by the exons aTGCCGccaaaaagaggaaaagcacAAAAGGAAGAGGTCCAAGTATCTCTTGGACCACAACTCCGTGAAGGTGAAGTTGTTTTCGGCGTTGCTCACATTTTTGCGAGCTTTAACGATACTTTCGTTCATGTAACCGATCTTTCTGGAAG GGAAACTATTGCGAGAGTTACTGGTGGAATGAAAGTTAAAGCAGATCGTGATGAGGCTTCTCCATATGCTGCTATGCTTGCTGCTCAG gaTGTAGCAGAGAAATGTAAATCCCTTGGGATTACAGCACTTCACATTAAATTGAGAGCAACTGGAGGTAACAAAACAAAAACCCCTGGTCCAGGTGCACAATCTGCCTTGCGTGCACTTGCACGTTCTAGTATGAAAATTGGCAGAATTGAGGATGTCACACCAATTCCATCTGATTCTACACGTAGAAAGGGTGGTCGTCGCGGAAGAAggttataa